GAGAATCCTCTTCCTCGACGGGATACCCAACATGCAACGGTTGAACCCGGTCCGCGTCGGCGAGGAGCCGGTCGAGCAGCACAAGTTGGACCTCGATCTCGAGCTGGAGGCCCAAAAGAGGCTCAACGACGGCATCGCTCTCTGCAGGGACAAAGCCGACAACGGCTCGCGAGAGCTTCTCGAGCGGATCCTCGAAGACGAGGAAGAAGGTATCGACTGGCTCGAGGCGCAACTCCATCTCGTTAACGAAGTCGGAAGAGAACGTTACCTCGCCGAGCAGATGAACGAGTGAGCTAGTCCTTCTTCGAGAACACCGGCGGGGCTTCGGGGATGGCGACGCCGTCGTGTCGCGGCTCGGAGGCCCCGAAATGCACCCCCTGGCCGT
The nucleotide sequence above comes from Vicinamibacteria bacterium. Encoded proteins:
- the bfr gene encoding bacterioferritin, translated to MKGDSEIIETLNAVLTSELTAINQYFVHAKMCENWGYRKLAKKKREESIEEMKHADELIERILFLDGIPNMQRLNPVRVGEEPVEQHKLDLDLELEAQKRLNDGIALCRDKADNGSRELLERILEDEEEGIDWLEAQLHLVNEVGRERYLAEQMNE